Proteins encoded together in one Coffea arabica cultivar ET-39 chromosome 2c, Coffea Arabica ET-39 HiFi, whole genome shotgun sequence window:
- the LOC113724081 gene encoding phospholipase A(1) DAD1, chloroplastic-like — MRLAIGMVRPCTVWQGSISNLPVTEQLCAASASHSSLSQSTKLKITNSLSTSIQCFEGIRAAKLRDKWLECQGIKNWEGLLDPLDDDLRSEILRYGQFVDAAYRCFDFDASSPTYAQCGHAKESMLAECGLGTSGYQVTESLHATCSVQVPRWIERLPNWVSTQSSWIGYVAVCDDKEEISRLGRRDVVISYRGTATCHEWLENLRATLTCLPDDMAPENCDPMVQSGFLSLYTSSTDDRPSLQQMVREEIGRILQKYCDEPLSITITGHSLGAALATLTAYDITNTFSHAPIVTVVSFGGPRVGDRTFRKHLERNGTKVLRIVNSDDVITKVPGFVIDENDVAKKGAVQVAAGLPAWLQRRVEGTQWVYAEIGKELRLSSRDCPQLSKGDVATCHDLKTYLHLVNNFVSSTCPFRATAKRVLKRTNQARETALV, encoded by the coding sequence ATGAGGCTAGCTATTGGGATGGTGAGGCCATGCACCGTGTGGCAAGGCTCAATCTCAAATCTTCCCGTCACAGAGCAGCTCTGTGCCGCTTCCGCCTCACATTCTTCTCTCAGCCAAAGCACAAAGCTGAAGATTACAAACTCGTTGAGCACCTCAATCCAGTGCTTTGAGGGCATCCGAGCTGCCAAACTGCGCGACAAGTGGCTGGAATGTCAAGGGATCAAGAACTGGGAAGGCTTGCTTGATCCCCTCGATGATGATTTAAGAAGCGAGATCCTTCGGTACGGTCAGTTCGTGGATGCTGCCTATCGCTGCTTCGACTTTGATGCATCTTCGCCAACATACGCCCAGTGTGGCCATGCCAAGGAATCAATGCTGGCTGAATGCGGCCTCGGCACCAGCGGGTACCAGGTCACCGAGAGCCTACACGCGACGTGTTCCGTCCAGGTGCCACGGTGGATCGAGAGGCTCCCTAACTGGGTATCGACTCAGTCCAGCTGGATAGGCTACGTGGCAGTTTGCGATGACAAGGAGGAGATTTCCCGGCTGGGACGCCGCGATGTGGTGATATCCTATAGGGGCACCGCCACCTGTCACGAGTGGCTGGAGAATCTCCGCGCCACCTTGACTTGCCTCCCTGATGACATGGCTCCCGAAAATTGTGACCCGATGGTGCAGAGCGGATTTTTGAGCTTGTACACATCGAGTACGGACGACCGTCCGAGTTTGCAGCAAATGGTCAGGGAAGAAATTGGAAGAATCCTCCAAAAATACTGCGATGAGCCCCTGAGCATAACCATCACAGGACACAGTTTAGGGGCAGCATTGGCCACCCTTACTGCATATGACATAACAAACACATTCAGTCATGCACCCATAGTCACAGTTGTATCATTTGGGGGGCCTCGAGTGGGAGACAGGACCTTCAGAAAGCACCTGGAAAGAAATGGTACCAAGGTACTCCGGATTGTGAACTCAGATGATGTCATCACAAAGGTGCCCGGCTTCGTCATCGACGAAAATGACGTGGCAAAAAAGGGAGCGGTACAAGTGGCAGCCGGACTGCCAGCGTGGCTTCAGAGGAGGGTGGAGGGGACACAATGGGTTTATGCTGAAATAGGCAAAGAGCTTAGGTTGAGTAGCAGGGATTGTCCCCAGCTCAGTAAAGGAGATGTTGCTACGTGCCACGATTTGAAGACGTATCTACACTTGGTTAACAATTTTGTGAGCTCAACTTGTCCTTTTAGAGCCACTGCTAAAAGGGTTCTAAAGAGAACGAATCAAGCTAGAGAAACAGCTCTTGTTTAG